The DNA window tattattatatacacAATTATCctgttttataatgttcagaTTCTGAATGAAATTTGTTTCTTGTACTTTTAATGTAAAAGTTGTTCCATGCCAAAATATGTACAATCTCTCTCTGGTTCCAATTGGCCTCTTTTTTAGGCAAACAGATGTTCTTGGAGAgcactttacatgtataccggtACTGTAAAAGTGAACTTTTGTTAAATTGACAGTGAAATAAAATAGGACTTGATAATTTACAGGTGATATTTAAGATGGACCACTTTGGAAATGGTGTTTTGATAGAGCAGAGTCGGCTAAATGAAGTGATGGAGATACAGAGTGGCTTCTACACATTTGAAAAGTTTCGCTACATGTGTATCCTCTCTGGTTGTGATTATCTCTCCTCTCTCCAAGGCATCGGGTTAGGAAAAGCTGCCAAAGTCTTCAAACGTGCAAGACAGTCTGAACTGAAACTGGTAAATCTTGTCATCAATTCAGACAGTTAATCCTGTCagtgattttaatttgattggatacttgttttatttactatacttaaaaaaaatatgatgcaaATCACATATGATACAGTAATATGTTACATATAGTGTATATCATGTGGTGCTTTGGTATGGAACTTGTATCCTTTAGGTacttttatcaatcattttgagGAAAGAAAACATCGTTAGgcctaagaaaaaaaagtgtttgtttccctttttatccgatttggaaaaaaaattactcaaaattttggtcacaaaaaCGCTTGAAGCAGTTACTTTTCTCAAATCAGTGTAACTCAaacgttttgtttcaaaattgctgtatgtttccatgtgttgtagattttaataatgcTCTCATCGTTGGCAGAGGAAGTAtctgatatataatatcatttttgtgttttcttaagaccagcttaatagtcaggaatgatattaaaagtatttgtcattttataccattcagcagtgtcagtatctaaccggcatgtatggatactgcaatattaaagggaaaaaaaaatttgaaaaaaaaaaaaaaatccggccgaccgaccctactttttttcagcatgaaagcggaaacaaaccattttttttgttaggccttatGTCATTTTTCTTTAGTTTGCAGGTCGATACCTTAGTAAATGAATCATTCTTATGTTTCTGTATAGTTATTAAAGAAATTTCCGAGTACCTACCTGAACATGTCCCTAGCAGTCCCAGATGAGTATATTGATGGCTTCATTCGAGCTAACAATACATTTCTCTATCAACTGGTGTATGATCCTTTACAAAGGAGGCTTCGTCCCTTGAATTCATATGAAGAAGGTTTGAATGCACAGCAGTTACCTTACACAGGAGCGTATCCATTCATGCTATAGTATTTATGTATTTTGCAATCACTTGTATTAAAGGAACAATTACtttacagtattttttattttaatatgaatgcCACCTTGGGCCACATATAAAAGATTAATGCATGAATTTCCTTAATGTGAATAAGAATGTTTCCTCAAGATGAAGCATACCAGATAGCCCTTGGGAACATCAATATTTACACCAGGGAAAAATTTGCTGACTTTGATCCAGACACTTATGTTGTAAGTATAAAttcaatatgttatttttacttatatttgttttaactagatttttaattaaatagcAGGAACAAATGGTGTAATCACCTGTTATCTGGTCATCACTGGCTTCCATCCCTCTCTCCTTCTATTGTAACAATTTGAAAGACTCTTCTTAACTTGAAAACATTGTTGATTTGAATTTTCAAGGAGTTGATTTTGGTATAGGTTTTTATTTGATGACttttagtttagtttaaaagagaaattgtttattttttgcaacgATTACAGATATTAAGGTGATGTATTGATTACTTTCTGTGTTAGTGTTTTCTTAAGCATGGGTCATTTCAAACCCATGGATAAAAAATCTCACAATAATGATGAGTGGTTTTTGATTTGTAGCCTCCTAAAGCTAGTAAGAAAAGGCCTGAGCAGCTACACAGATTAAGCATTTGGGACAGAAACTATCGAACCCGTCCCAAGACTGAGCTAAGAGAAGTGCAAAATATTCCCAGACCAAGTTTACATGGAAAAGAGGTCATTGTGAAAAAAACCTTCCAAGTAAAGAGACCTCCTGCAGGTAATTTTAGATTACAGAAATTATAATGAgatgcaaaatattttacaaacatgacaatcacaatttttataaataattttgggGGTTTCTTTTCAGAAGATGATAAGAATGTTAAGTCTGACAATGAGTTGTCCAAACTTTACCAGGAAGAGAATGATGAGAATTCGTCCTCCCCATCATCACCCAAGAAAAGGCGGCGATCCTCGGGTGACTCGGAGGAGGACCTCCCAAAAAGTCCTGTCAAGAAGTTCAGGAAACTGTACATGTCGCCCAGTAAGGTCCAGTTTTTTGATTCTCTAAAAGACGCTGACCAGGAAGTGTGTGATCAGTCTCCATCCAAAGTCCAAGACCAAAGTGAGCAGgtctttgaatctacaccagAATGTCTCAAACCATCTCCAAAACGCAACAGGTTTGCTGTTCTGAGTGAAGAGAAGCGGGAAAAATTCAGCATCAATACCTCCAAGAGCATTGTTAGAAGCAGGTgcagtgtttatatatgtaacaGTATTCACAGTGAAATTACTTTAATCAGAGTTTAATTTACTGTATTCATATATGCATGAGTAAAAGGAATCTCAatattttgtagattttttgCCTCTTCAGTAGAAGGCTCTGAAAATTCCACAGAGAAAAAGCTTGAAGAATATGGCAGCAAAAACCTGGAAGTTGATAAAGGAATAGAAAGAATTaaggaaaaagaagaaaaacttgATGAGTCAAAAATTTCAACATCAAATGAGTTAGGATCAACCTCCATAACTAGTCCGCCTAATCCTGTCCATCCAAAAACCAAGTCCTCTCCTGGCTCAGCCTTTACATGGTCCAAATTTAAATACTCAAAAACAAGCAATGTAACAAGTTCAAAAACAGGCAAAGTGAACTCAGATTACAAGAAAGTGGGATCTGAATCTTGTCTTTCCAATTACTTTTTGTCCAAATCTAGGGATGTTGATTCTTTTGTACCGTCATCCACAAGCCAGCTCAAGCCTGTGAAGAGTTGTGATGACATTGGTGATGTTATGGATTCGGTGAGCCAGTCCAGCTATGTCCAAGAGACATTAAGTCAGGCAAGCTCTGTGTCTTACAGCCAAGAGAGCGGGGCCTACAGCATCGATCTGGAATGTCTGCCAGACAGCCAGGAGATACAGACTATATCTGAGGAATATGTAGCACAGACAGAGTCTGTCTCCAGACAAACAAA is part of the Crassostrea angulata isolate pt1a10 chromosome 3, ASM2561291v2, whole genome shotgun sequence genome and encodes:
- the LOC128175688 gene encoding exonuclease 1-like, which gives rise to MGVTGLLPFLKKIHVPVNVAKFEGCTVAIDAYCWLHKGAFSCAEKLALGEPTDQYVYYCMKYVEMLLKKNLKPVLVFDGCHLPSKKDVEKSRREKREINKKKAAQLLREGKRAEARECLQRCIDISPDMALNLMNACRARGVDCIVAPYEADAQLAYLNKCGIAQLIITEDSDLLLFGCDKVIFKMDHFGNGVLIEQSRLNEVMEIQSGFYTFEKFRYMCILSGCDYLSSLQGIGLGKAAKVFKRARQSELKLLLKKFPSTYLNMSLAVPDEYIDGFIRANNTFLYQLVYDPLQRRLRPLNSYEEGLNAQQLPYTGAMFPQDEAYQIALGNINIYTREKFADFDPDTYVPPKASKKRPEQLHRLSIWDRNYRTRPKTELREVQNIPRPSLHGKEVIVKKTFQVKRPPAEDDKNVKSDNELSKLYQEENDENSSSPSSPKKRRRSSGDSEEDLPKSPVKKFRKLYMSPSKVQFFDSLKDADQEVCDQSPSKVQDQSEQVFESTPECLKPSPKRNRFAVLSEEKREKFSINTSKSIVRSRFFASSVEGSENSTEKKLEEYGSKNLEVDKGIERIKEKEEKLDESKISTSNELGSTSITSPPNPVHPKTKSSPGSAFTWSKFKYSKTSNVTSSKTGKVNSDYKKVGSESCLSNYFLSKSRDVDSFVPSSTSQLKPVKSCDDIGDVMDSVSQSSYVQETLSQASSVSYSQESGAYSIDLECLPDSQEIQTISEEYVAQTESVSRQTKPIQESKKNPPATKKLGCRASGLSKNKKGKGSSDDKQQSIKDLFSKFAFNKREEKLCPGGDQDVELVSFTPSNKPCTKAVQRKLLP